ACGCCAGATTGACAGCGCAGAACGTCTTGCCCTCTCCGGGATGGGGCGAACAGATCAGCACCCGCTGGCCGCGACTGCCCTTGTTGCGCGCGAGAGAAGCACGCACCGTTTCGAGCACTTGCCGCTTCACGATACGGAATTCTTCCAGCAAGCCCGTTACCGCGCCTTCCGGCAGGATCATGCCCTGTTCGCGAAGGTGCGTGCGATCAATACGCTGCTGCTCGCCGGCGAAGGCGATTGCCCTGGTGTGCAAAGGCTCCGGGTCGAGGGGTCCGACAGGCGCTGAATGATCAACATGCGCCACTTGCGGTTCTGCTGCATCATCACGCGTTGGCTGAATAAGGGGGGGCTGATCAGGGAATGCTTCGCCTGTTGCAACCGCAGCGGCAGAATCGCGCACCACCGCTCTTGAAGGCGCTCGCACCGTCGCTGGTGCCACGATATCGGCGGGCACCGGTGCAGGCGTGAGCCCCCCAATATCGAATGCTTTGGTGGCCCGTTCCAGCAACGAGTTACCGTCAGGCGCTTTTTTCGGCGGTGTGGGCGGATTGCTTTGATCGGTCATTGTCCCGTTCCTTACGCCACGCTGCCGCGCTGGATGAATTCAATGGCCAGAAGAACGACAAATAGCCCGCCTAATGCCGCACAACCGCCCGCGAACTGCTTGTTACGCCGCGCTTGCAGGATTTTGACGGATTCTGTCGTCGTATAGGAAACGGTCCCGAGAACCGGCAGACCAGTGACCCGTTCCAGTTTGTTCGCCGTTGCGAAGGTAGAGCGCAACTGGCCCAGGGCAAATGCCGTGCCTACACCTGCGCCAAGCCCAACGAACAGCACACCCAGCAAAAGCAAAGGACGGTTCGGGGCCGCCGGGACACGCGGCGTGCTGGGCGGATCGATCACTTCAAACTTGATCGCGTTCCGCTCGTTCTCCACCTGTCCGCGCAGACGAAGCTCTTCCCGATCCTGCAGCAGTTTATCATATTGCTGGCGCAATACATCGTAATCTCGGCTAATTCTCTGCGCCTCAGCCGCCACACCCGGTTCGGCGCTCTGATTTGCGGCGATCGCCGTGATATCCGATTGCAAAGCCGCCTTGCGCGCTTGCAACGCATAGATAGTTGCCTGGCGATCGGCACGGATCGACACCAGCGAGGTGTAGGCCGGATTGGGCATCCCCGCATCGCCGCCCGTTTCCGCCGCCTGTTTCCGCAACAGGCCAACCTGTTTGACCAGAGCAATCACATCGGGATGACTATCGGTAAGCCCTCTGCCCCGCATCACGGCCAGATCGTTCTCGGCCTGCGCCAACGCGCCCCGAGCACCGCCGCCCTGCCCAGGCACCACGATTGTCCGCGGCGTACCAGCCAGTTGGCCATCAATGGCCGCAAGCGCACTTTGCGCTGCCGCAAGATCGGCCTCGACATTACGCATGGCATCGCTTGTGGTGTCGAGCTTTTGGGCCAACCCCTGCGCACCGCCAATCAATTGCGGATGCCGGGCTTCAAACGCCAGTCGCTTCTGTTCCGCCGCTTCCAGATCTTTCTGACGTGACGCGAGTTGCTGATCAAGAAACGCCAGTGTCTCACGCATCTCCCCACGACCACCGGCAAGGTTTTCCTCGCGGAAGATATCAATCATCTTCTGCACGATCTCCTGAGCCAGCCTCGCGTTCTCGGCTTCGGAAAAATCGCTACGTCCTGATTGCGCAGTGATTTCGAAGAGGTTTTCTTTTTCACTCTTCACCTGAATTTGCTTCGCCAATCCGGCAACTGCGGCTTCCATCTGGCGTGGCGACGTAATTTCATCGCCCATGCGGGTGGACCGGATGACCTTTTCGAGGTTGATCGAACTTGTCATCGTTTCCCGCACACGTTCGATATCGCGTTTTATGCTCCCCGATCCGATACCGACCTGCTGTGCGAGCACATCCTCGAGTTGCACAAAAATCCGCGTTTTCGATTCGTATGTGTTCGGGATCATGGCAACGACCAGCCATCCGAGCAGACACACCGCCCAGGCCACGCCCAACGCCAGCCACCTCCGGTTCCAGACCGAATGAAGCGCGGCCAGAAGCTCTTCGTAAAGACCGTTCATTATCCCGAAACCACTTTAAAACAGGCTTTCAGGGATGATGATGACATCACCCGGCATCAGCAGGACGTTGGCTTTGCTATCACCTTTTTTAAGCAGGTTCCCCAGGCGGATATTGTATTCCTGTTGCTTGCCACTTTCTTTGTCGAAACGGATGAGCTTAGCCCGGTTGCCGGCTGCATACTCGCTCAGCCCGCCAACTGCGATCATGGCATCCAGCAAGGTCATATTCGCACGATAGGGTATCGAGGCTGGCTTTTCCGTTGCCCCCACGACACGCACTTGCTGGCTGAACGTGCCCGCAAACTTGTTCACGATCACGGAAACCAGTGGTTCATTGATATATTGGGACAATTGCAGGCGAATATCGTCGGCCAGCATCGAAGGGGTCTTACCCACAGCTGGCATGTCAGTGACTAACGGTGTCGTGATACGTCCATCAGGTCGCACTTGCACGCTCGCACCCAATTCCGGGTTACGCCATACGTGAATGGTCAGTTCATCAAGAGGGCCGATGACGTACTCTTCACTCGGGCCTTCCTGCAACGCAACGAATTGTGCGGGTGGCAACTGGCCCCCGCCCGAGGTTGCACTACATCCCGTCAGGGCGAGCATCCCGGCAAAACCGGCCATCAGCGTCTGGGAGAACCGGGCATTGTACATCGTTACGCGTCCTTGCGGCTTGTTAAGGCGGTGAAAACCAACCAGGAAATGGCTGGAATCGCACGACTGCAGATCCACATGCGCTATGGCAAAAAAGGGTGAACAGACTATTAGCCTTCTGCCTCCTAATACCTTATTTCGGAGGCATATTTGCACATCGTCTCAAAATGGGACGATAGGGCCGAGACTATTCCGCTTCGCGATCAACGGATAAGCGGTCGTCACACCAGAATTTCGCGCGCTGGCCCCTGACCAAGAAACGTCGCCGGGCTGGCACTGGCGCCGTAGGCACCGGCGCAAAACACAGCCACGATATCGCCAACGTCCGCGCGCGGCAGAAACGCCTTGTCAGCCAGACGATCAAGCGGCGTGCAGAGGCAACCCACGACATTTACCTCTTCTGTCGCCGCCGCAAGGAAGTGGGTCGCAATGGCAACCGGATAATTGCGGCGAACCACTGTGCCAAAATTGCCCGATGCTGCCAGCTGGTGATGCAACCCGCCATCTGTAATCAGGTAAATCTCACCGTGGCTCTCCTTTCGGTCCACGATCCGCGTCAGATAAACACCCGCTTCGCCAACGAGATAACGGCCAAGTTCGATGCAGAATTCAGTTTGCGAAAGATCATCCGGCAAATCGGCGAAGCGCTGCGCCAAGGCTGCCCCCACTTCATCGATATCGAGCGGGAGATCACCGGCGAAATAAGGAATGCCAAAGCCGCCACCCATATTGCAATGCTGCGGTGGAACCCCGATTTCATCGGCAAGGCGCGCTGCCAGCCCCAAGGTATTTGCCTGCGCCTCAATGATCGCTTCCGCGCTTAACGCCTGGCTGCCAGCAAAGATATGCAGGCCGTGCCAGTCTGCACCGGCCGCTATCAGCGACCGCACAAGAGCGGGTACCCGCTCGGCATCGAGACCGAACGGCTTCGCCCCGCCGCCCATCTTCATGCCCGATCCACGGAGTTCGAAATCCGGGTTCACGCGCACGGCCAGACGCGGCGTCAGCCCCACACGGTCAGCAATGGCCAAGGCCCGCCGTGCTTCCGATTCCGATTCGAGGTTGAGCACGGCACCTGCCGCTATGGCCAATTCCAGCTCTGCATCGCGCTTGCCCGGGCCCGCAAAGCTGACCCGACCGAGATCAACACCCGCAGCGCGCAACAGTTCCAACTCACCGCCCGATGCAATGTCGAACCCGTCGACGATCTCATCCATTTGCTGAACTATGGACTGTAGGGGATTTGCTTTTACAGCATAATGTATCTTCAGGCGATCGGGCATAGCAGACCGCAAAGTCGCAACACGCTGACGTATAAGGTCGCCGGAATAGACGAACAGCGGAGTATCCCCCGCCCTTTCGACCAGGGCACGCACCGCGAGGCCACCGATCGTAAGTTCTCCGTTCGTGACGCCAAATCCTGCAGGTATCGGCCCCAGCGGCTTCATGTGCCCAACTCCTGTGCCAATACTGCCCTGTCGATCTTTCCGTTGGGATTAAGGGGCATAGCCTCGCGCCAGTGGATGTGATGCGGCCTCATAAAATTCGGCAGCTCTTTAGCAAGCAGACCAGGCAAAATCGCCGCCGCGTCGACCGCATCGGGCGCTGCGCGCACGATCAGGTGAATGGCCTGCCCCAAACGGGCATCGGGAACACCGATCGCAATCGCCTCCGCCACCAATCCCGTTGCCCGCACCGTATCTTCGATCTCTTGCGGGCTGATGCGATTGCCGGCGCTCTTGATCATGGCGTCACGCCGTCCGACGAAATAGAGCAAACCACCGGCATCACGCCTGACCCGATCACCCGACCAGACCGCCATCCCGCCATACGCGGAACCCACTGGTGCGGGGCGAAAACGTTCGGCCGTGCGTTCCGGGTCCTGCCAATATCCCAATGCGACGAGGGGACCGCAATGCACGAGTTCCCCTTCCTCCCCGGGTGCCGCGACAGCGCCATCATCATTGATAACCAGCACTTCGGCGAAGGGGATTGCCTTCCCCATAGAGGTCGGGTGACTGTCAACCAGCGCCGGATCAAGGTACGTGGAACGGAATGCTTCGGTGAGGCCATACATCGGAAATAACGCGGAATTCGGAAACATCTGCCTGAGCCGCATGACCAGATCTGACGTCAAGGCGCCACCACTGTTGGTCAAGCGTCGCATGGCCACAGTTGCTGCTTCCGGCCAATCGAGCTCCGTCAACTGCACCCAGAGCGGCGGAACGGCGGCAAGCGTCGTAATCGCGTATTTGGCACATGCCTTCGTGACATCTCGTGGGGTCAGGTAATCGAGCGGAGCCACGCAACCGCCCGCCCGCCAGGTCGAGAGCAATTGATTTTGCCCGTAATCGAACGATAGCGGCAAAACCGCCAGCGTGACGTCATCCGCCTCCAGCCCGAGATAGTGCGCAACGCTAACGGCACCGAGCCAAAGGTTGGCATGACTGAGCATGACCCCTTTGGGGCGCCCTGTTGAACCGCTGGTGTAAAGCAAGGCTGCAAGATCCGCGGGATTGGCGTCCGAAGCTGGCAAAGCAGTCGCCGCATCCTCGACCTCGGCCCAAACATCCGTCTCTTCAGTCAACCGGCAACCGGCAGGAACGTCCGCTGTTTCCAGTGATGTGAGACGCGCGCTATTTCCGAGCAAAAGAGCGGCGCCACTATCCTGTAAAATGTGCACAACCTGCGTATGTTTGAGCAAGGGATTGATCGGAACATAGACCAGACCGGCCCGTGCCGCCGCCAGAGGCAGCAAACATGTCAGTTCGCCCTTCGCCGCCCAACTTGCGACGCGCGCACCGGGTTCCGGCACTTTCACACGCAACCAACCCGCCAGTTTCGCTATACGCGCTCTTAAGTCTTGATAGGTAAGCGCCTTGTCACGCAGGATCAGCGCGAGGTCTTCCGCCTTGCCGAATTCAGCA
This genomic window from Caenibius tardaugens NBRC 16725 contains:
- a CDS encoding AAA family ATPase, whose translation is MTDQSNPPTPPKKAPDGNSLLERATKAFDIGGLTPAPVPADIVAPATVRAPSRAVVRDSAAAVATGEAFPDQPPLIQPTRDDAAEPQVAHVDHSAPVGPLDPEPLHTRAIAFAGEQQRIDRTHLREQGMILPEGAVTGLLEEFRIVKRQVLETVRASLARNKGSRGQRVLICSPHPGEGKTFCAVNLALSVAAEKDSEVLLVDADFAKPSVLSTLGLQGGPGLMDALADSSLAIEDCVLTTDVPGLYVLPAGSQANHDSEYLASSRTGELLDRLTQGAPNRIVIFDSPPALAASPAAELAKHVGQAVLVARADETGQNALEDACHLLSACPDIRLLLNAARFSPSGRKFGSYYGYAE
- a CDS encoding XrtA system polysaccharide chain length determinant → MNGLYEELLAALHSVWNRRWLALGVAWAVCLLGWLVVAMIPNTYESKTRIFVQLEDVLAQQVGIGSGSIKRDIERVRETMTSSINLEKVIRSTRMGDEITSPRQMEAAVAGLAKQIQVKSEKENLFEITAQSGRSDFSEAENARLAQEIVQKMIDIFREENLAGGRGEMRETLAFLDQQLASRQKDLEAAEQKRLAFEARHPQLIGGAQGLAQKLDTTSDAMRNVEADLAAAQSALAAIDGQLAGTPRTIVVPGQGGGARGALAQAENDLAVMRGRGLTDSHPDVIALVKQVGLLRKQAAETGGDAGMPNPAYTSLVSIRADRQATIYALQARKAALQSDITAIAANQSAEPGVAAEAQRISRDYDVLRQQYDKLLQDREELRLRGQVENERNAIKFEVIDPPSTPRVPAAPNRPLLLLGVLFVGLGAGVGTAFALGQLRSTFATANKLERVTGLPVLGTVSYTTTESVKILQARRNKQFAGGCAALGGLFVVLLAIEFIQRGSVA
- a CDS encoding XrtA/PEP-CTERM system exopolysaccharide export protein, encoding MAGFAGMLALTGCSATSGGGQLPPAQFVALQEGPSEEYVIGPLDELTIHVWRNPELGASVQVRPDGRITTPLVTDMPAVGKTPSMLADDIRLQLSQYINEPLVSVIVNKFAGTFSQQVRVVGATEKPASIPYRANMTLLDAMIAVGGLSEYAAGNRAKLIRFDKESGKQQEYNIRLGNLLKKGDSKANVLLMPGDVIIIPESLF
- a CDS encoding pyridoxal-dependent decarboxylase, exosortase A system-associated, yielding MKPLGPIPAGFGVTNGELTIGGLAVRALVERAGDTPLFVYSGDLIRQRVATLRSAMPDRLKIHYAVKANPLQSIVQQMDEIVDGFDIASGGELELLRAAGVDLGRVSFAGPGKRDAELELAIAAGAVLNLESESEARRALAIADRVGLTPRLAVRVNPDFELRGSGMKMGGGAKPFGLDAERVPALVRSLIAAGADWHGLHIFAGSQALSAEAIIEAQANTLGLAARLADEIGVPPQHCNMGGGFGIPYFAGDLPLDIDEVGAALAQRFADLPDDLSQTEFCIELGRYLVGEAGVYLTRIVDRKESHGEIYLITDGGLHHQLAASGNFGTVVRRNYPVAIATHFLAAATEEVNVVGCLCTPLDRLADKAFLPRADVGDIVAVFCAGAYGASASPATFLGQGPAREILV
- a CDS encoding acyl-CoA ligase (AMP-forming), exosortase A system-associated, giving the protein MPIPLDPDARPMDHLAEFGKAEDLALILRDKALTYQDLRARIAKLAGWLRVKVPEPGARVASWAAKGELTCLLPLAAARAGLVYVPINPLLKHTQVVHILQDSGAALLLGNSARLTSLETADVPAGCRLTEETDVWAEVEDAATALPASDANPADLAALLYTSGSTGRPKGVMLSHANLWLGAVSVAHYLGLEADDVTLAVLPLSFDYGQNQLLSTWRAGGCVAPLDYLTPRDVTKACAKYAITTLAAVPPLWVQLTELDWPEAATVAMRRLTNSGGALTSDLVMRLRQMFPNSALFPMYGLTEAFRSTYLDPALVDSHPTSMGKAIPFAEVLVINDDGAVAAPGEEGELVHCGPLVALGYWQDPERTAERFRPAPVGSAYGGMAVWSGDRVRRDAGGLLYFVGRRDAMIKSAGNRISPQEIEDTVRATGLVAEAIAIGVPDARLGQAIHLIVRAAPDAVDAAAILPGLLAKELPNFMRPHHIHWREAMPLNPNGKIDRAVLAQELGT